One genomic region from Quercus robur chromosome 4, dhQueRobu3.1, whole genome shotgun sequence encodes:
- the LOC126721115 gene encoding uncharacterized protein LOC126721115: METLFPTVEHRYCVKHIYNNFKVNHKGMELKSVLWRCAGTTSAREFERGMDHLKSLNEEAWQYLADIEPAQWTRSHFSSRALTDCMVNNLSESFNSMIVKARDKPILSMLEWIRVRLMSRLYIKKAGIEKYDGNLCPSIQKKLEQLKLECKSFSAVPSGRFVYEVDNGRERHVVDLVNRTCSCRVWDLTGIPCKHGVAAIFVNREKPEDYTYPCYYKDAYVETYKTPIPPMPGQSEWMSSGQPKPVAPTIYKPPGRPPMKRKRDADELNPYKVSRGNRPVRCGRCQQEGHNARGCKANVTGETAWERRQRLQKGKYVCFYKKILFKCKIPITDTVKTCSYLVAGKWKAFYTEARIPGPIFITDPILSSAPTNTSALHYGLIQPGSRVTVTSSSSTATSSMVTEPKSMVLFRL, encoded by the coding sequence ATGGAGACTCTATTCCCAACTGTGGAGCACAGGTATTGTGTGAAGCACATATACAACAACTTCAAGGTTAACCACAAGGGCATGGAGTTGAAGAGTGTACTGTGGAGGTGTGCTGGCACAACATCAGCCAGGGAATTTGAGAGAGGGATGGACCATCTTAAGAGTTTGAATGAAGAAGCTTGGCAGTACCTGGCTGATATAGAGCCTGCACAGTGGACCAGATCCCACTTTTCTTCAAGAGCTTTGACAGATTGTATGGTAAACAATCTGAGTGAGAGTTTTAACTCTATGATTGTGAAGGCTAGAGACAAGCCCATCTTATCAATGCTGGAGTGGATCAGAGTTAGGCTTATGAGCAGGCTGTATATAAAGAAGGCTGGCATAGAAAAGTATGATGGCAATTTGTGTCCAAGCATACAAAAGAAGTTGGAGCAGTTAAAATTAGAGTGTAAGAGTTTCAGTGCAGTTCCTTCTGGGAGGTTTGTGTATGAGGTTGACAATGGGAGGGAAAGGCATGTGGTGGACTTGGTAAATAGGACATGTAGTTGTAGAGTATGGGACTTGACAGGAATCCCTTGCAAGCATGGAGTTGCAGCCATTTTTGTGAATCGTGAGAAACCAGAAGACTACACCTATCCATGCTACTACAAGGATGCTTATGTGGAGACATACAAGACACCCATACCTCCCATGCCTGGCCAGTCTGAGTGGATGTCAAGTGGCCAACCCAAGCCTGTTGCACCTACTATCTATAAGCCACCAGGCAGACCACCCATGAAGAGGAAAAGAGATGCTGATGAGCTGAACCCTTATAAGGTGTCTAGAGGAAACAGGCCAGTGAGGTGTGGAAGGTGTCAACAGGAAGGGCACAATGCAAGGGGATGCAAGGCCAATGTCACTGGTGAGACAGCATGGGAGAGGAGGCAGAGATTGCAGAAAGGGAAATATGtatgtttttacaaaaaaattttattcaaatgcaaAATTCCAATAACTGACACTGTAAAAACATGCTCATATTTGGTTGCAGGGAAGTGGAAGGCCTTCTACACAGAGGCAAGGATCCCAGGCCCCATCTTCATCACAGACCCAATCCTCAGCTCAGCCCCCACCAACACATCAGCCTTACACTATGGCCTCATCCAACCAGGCAGCAGGGTCACAGTCACAAGCTCCAGCTCCACAGCCACAAGCTCCATGGTCACAGAACCCAAGTCAATGGTACTCTTCAGACTTTAG